The following coding sequences are from one uncultured Cohaesibacter sp. window:
- a CDS encoding SNF2-related protein, with protein MVGYREIHSLYHSHRVTLKGDAQSQIAKILAGARVELVPHQADAALFALKAPLEKGVLLADEVGLGKTVEAGLVIAQKWAENKRKILLVVPSTLRRQWKQELAEKFSIPAIVLDGSAYKKHIKSGGSNPFAECNGVIISSYEYASARYQKIEEVNWDLAIFDEAHRLRNIVKDGKRARRLHQATVDAFKLLLTATPLQNSLDELAGLVYFIDPEFVMAHGTTKAGKGKKHAVKISPEKLLDWVNQHGRRTLRKQIQRKGLLKFPKRLTRTFDFEPSAQEDQLYKDVLSFLQQPNTIAYGREKKTKFLKMTIPKLIGSSPAATSQHLSSKINKLRKLKAEAAGEAPEYLEKLESELKILSACCDLAQSIKVDTKGKALAKHLPEALADIEKKGGQRKAVIFTESLPTQQYLYELLSDHGYKDQIVLMSGNSKHPEIDKIYKAWKKQNKGTDAISGSVPLDKKSAIVDAFRSSAKSILIATESGAEGLNLQFCSLVVNYDLPWNPQRVEQRIGRCHRFGQKNDVTVINMLNTKNLAEKHILELLQQKFKLFSGAFGVSNEILGTIESGVDFANCLSEIYMTASSADEIQKKFKKLESELASKIKKAKTASQKQLFAEMDSSVIASINGCGQKMQKQKLDFEQRLVTIVRAVLPDAEFENSDSLHFLYEGRDWSPDWQEAQDNGWHFFHLSETSFAGKLVESCKNQHPSWDRATFTFEPDLGFGKHLNLSALKGKTGWLQVDKAVIKSAGILRERLLLSCITEKGKVISDDLADRILKAPCREPKMITLSPNTQKLSAVRDNLLNNFTSEEGALNDSWLAQEEEKLQGLTHAEIQKKEIEINDLEKKIQESKKIKFSAKFTKLQHEIAENTKNDETKLSEMKAQYLAFKGQSEKDNAANIRKLKSQYAFNVETEKLFTIRWRVV; from the coding sequence ATGGTTGGGTACCGCGAGATACATAGTCTATATCACAGTCATAGAGTTACTCTGAAAGGGGATGCTCAAAGTCAGATTGCCAAGATCTTAGCTGGTGCTCGCGTTGAACTTGTTCCCCATCAGGCCGATGCAGCTCTATTCGCCTTAAAGGCTCCTCTGGAAAAAGGTGTCTTGCTAGCTGACGAGGTCGGGCTGGGCAAAACGGTCGAGGCGGGACTCGTCATCGCTCAGAAATGGGCTGAAAATAAGCGGAAAATTTTGCTCGTGGTGCCCTCGACACTGCGCCGCCAATGGAAACAGGAACTCGCTGAGAAATTCTCTATACCTGCGATTGTTCTTGATGGTTCTGCGTATAAAAAGCACATCAAGTCTGGTGGTTCAAATCCATTCGCGGAATGCAACGGAGTGATCATTTCCTCGTACGAGTATGCGTCCGCCCGATACCAAAAAATAGAGGAGGTTAATTGGGATCTAGCCATATTTGATGAAGCCCATCGTCTGAGAAACATAGTCAAAGATGGAAAGCGGGCTCGGAGATTGCATCAGGCAACTGTGGATGCGTTCAAGCTACTCCTTACGGCAACGCCTTTGCAAAATTCCTTAGATGAGCTAGCAGGCCTTGTTTACTTCATCGACCCGGAATTTGTGATGGCACATGGAACGACTAAGGCGGGAAAAGGGAAAAAGCATGCAGTGAAGATCAGTCCTGAAAAACTTCTGGATTGGGTAAACCAGCATGGTCGTAGGACCTTAAGAAAGCAAATTCAACGAAAAGGCCTCCTGAAATTTCCGAAGCGCTTGACGCGAACTTTCGATTTCGAGCCAAGTGCGCAGGAAGACCAACTATACAAGGACGTCCTCTCGTTCTTGCAGCAACCTAACACCATTGCTTATGGGCGTGAAAAGAAGACCAAATTTCTCAAAATGACCATCCCAAAACTCATAGGGTCATCTCCAGCTGCCACTTCGCAGCATTTGAGCAGCAAAATCAATAAACTGCGTAAACTAAAAGCAGAAGCAGCAGGAGAAGCACCAGAATATCTAGAAAAGCTGGAAAGCGAACTAAAGATCCTGAGTGCCTGCTGCGATCTTGCCCAGTCTATAAAAGTGGACACAAAGGGCAAGGCCCTAGCCAAGCACCTTCCTGAAGCTTTGGCTGACATAGAGAAAAAGGGAGGTCAGCGAAAAGCTGTTATTTTCACCGAGAGTTTGCCGACGCAACAGTATCTCTATGAACTTCTATCTGATCATGGGTATAAGGATCAGATTGTTCTTATGTCCGGGAATTCCAAGCACCCTGAGATAGACAAAATCTATAAAGCCTGGAAAAAGCAGAACAAAGGTACGGATGCAATATCCGGATCCGTTCCATTGGACAAAAAGTCAGCGATTGTTGATGCGTTTCGCAGTTCTGCCAAGTCGATTTTAATTGCGACCGAAAGCGGGGCGGAGGGGCTGAATCTTCAATTCTGCTCGTTGGTGGTAAACTACGACTTGCCTTGGAATCCGCAGCGTGTTGAGCAGAGGATTGGCCGATGCCATCGGTTTGGGCAGAAGAACGACGTTACCGTCATCAATATGCTGAACACCAAAAATCTTGCAGAAAAGCATATCCTCGAATTGCTGCAGCAGAAATTCAAGCTATTTAGCGGTGCATTTGGGGTGAGCAATGAAATCTTAGGCACTATTGAGAGTGGAGTAGACTTCGCAAACTGCCTTAGTGAAATCTATATGACGGCTTCGTCAGCCGACGAAATTCAAAAGAAATTTAAGAAACTAGAGTCGGAATTGGCTTCAAAGATAAAAAAGGCAAAGACCGCATCCCAGAAACAACTTTTTGCAGAGATGGATAGTTCCGTCATTGCGAGTATCAATGGCTGTGGTCAGAAGATGCAAAAGCAAAAGCTCGATTTTGAACAAAGGCTCGTCACAATTGTTAGAGCTGTCTTGCCTGACGCCGAGTTTGAAAACTCGGATAGTTTGCATTTTTTGTATGAAGGTAGGGATTGGTCTCCCGATTGGCAGGAAGCACAGGACAATGGCTGGCACTTCTTTCACCTCTCGGAAACCAGCTTTGCTGGTAAGCTGGTTGAAAGTTGCAAAAACCAGCATCCCAGCTGGGACAGAGCCACCTTCACTTTCGAACCCGACTTGGGCTTTGGAAAGCATCTTAACCTTAGTGCTCTGAAAGGCAAAACTGGCTGGCTCCAGGTTGACAAGGCTGTGATAAAGAGTGCGGGAATCCTGAGAGAAAGGCTGCTTCTCTCCTGCATCACAGAAAAAGGCAAAGTAATTTCTGATGACCTTGCGGATCGAATTCTAAAAGCTCCGTGTCGAGAGCCTAAAATGATTACACTGTCGCCTAACACTCAGAAATTGTCAGCAGTGCGGGATAACTTATTAAACAACTTCACATCGGAAGAAGGTGCGTTGAACGATAGCTGGCTGGCGCAAGAAGAGGAAAAATTGCAAGGTCTTACCCATGCTGAAATTCAAAAAAAGGAAATTGAAATCAATGACTTGGAGAAGAAAATTCAAGAGAGCAAGAAGATAAAATTTTCCGCCAAATTTACAAAGCTTCAACACGAAATAGCCGAGAATACAAAGAATGATGAGACAAAGCTATCTGAGATGAAGGCTCAATACCTAGCCTTCAAAGGGCAATCAGAAAAAGATAACGCTGCAAACATTAGAAAACTCAAGTCGCAGTATGCTTTTAATGTGGAAACTGAGAAGCTATTCACTATCCGATGGCGTGTTGTTTGA
- a CDS encoding shikimate kinase — protein MTSQRIFFIGPGGSGKSTLAQQLGEVKQIPYFDLDEMFCNQIENVRIFIRKHGYQAYSQRNGKLLLNFLETPPSRMVLALSSGILSEDMAEPMRSILLSRVRTIGSAFLIVPHPDDETAADMVAKRQIGRGFGLEYDRERLKYLRRIAEYRSLNFPKIVGSQTAPISVKQVLFEIDRCDC, from the coding sequence TTGACTTCTCAGCGGATCTTTTTCATCGGCCCAGGAGGCTCTGGAAAATCTACCCTTGCGCAGCAGTTAGGAGAGGTAAAACAGATACCATACTTCGACTTGGATGAGATGTTCTGCAATCAAATCGAAAACGTTCGTATCTTCATTCGGAAACATGGTTACCAAGCTTATTCGCAGAGGAACGGGAAACTTCTTCTGAATTTTCTCGAGACCCCGCCATCCCGTATGGTGTTGGCTCTTTCATCCGGAATTCTTAGTGAAGACATGGCAGAACCGATGCGATCAATTTTGTTGTCGAGGGTAAGAACGATCGGCTCTGCGTTCCTGATTGTTCCGCATCCAGATGATGAGACGGCGGCAGACATGGTTGCAAAACGACAAATCGGGCGTGGATTTGGTCTCGAATATGATAGAGAACGGCTTAAATACCTTCGACGAATTGCTGAATACCGATCTCTGAACTTCCCAAAGATCGTTGGCTCCCAGACAGCACCTATCAGCGTGAAGCAAGTCTTGTTCGAGATCGACAGATGTGACTGCTAG
- a CDS encoding TrmO family methyltransferase has product MVRQSGQNKTADNATQLYGVFATRSPNRPNPIALSAVDIKAIDDTKITVSGLDCIDGTPLLDIKIYVPMIDAPE; this is encoded by the coding sequence CTGGTTCGACAAAGCGGACAGAACAAAACTGCAGACAACGCCACCCAATTATATGGCGTGTTTGCAACTCGGTCCCCGAACCGCCCAAATCCGATTGCTCTGAGTGCTGTCGATATAAAAGCGATTGATGACACCAAGATCACGGTCAGTGGTCTGGATTGCATTGATGGCACGCCACTGCTTGACATCAAAATCTATGTGCCGATGATAGACGCTCCGGAGTAA
- a CDS encoding ABC transporter ATP-binding protein, with product MLDVQDINFAYRNRAILNDIAFDLQPGRILVILGPNGVGKTTLLRCLNAIEKPKGGSVLLNNEDLLSLTPPQMASKVGYVAQKSQTARLTVFDAVLMGRKPHMGWRVREHDLTMVGETIACLGLETLSLRYLDELSGGELQKVSIARAFVQQPRLLLLDEPTSALDMRNQFELLSLLCSVVRDSQTATVVTMHDLNTALRFADEFLLLKDGRVLARGNVDEISTDLIEATYGIPVSIHTIDGAPVVVPKPTGIPSATRKTVLAQ from the coding sequence ATGCTCGACGTTCAGGACATCAATTTTGCCTATCGAAACAGGGCTATTCTAAATGATATTGCCTTTGATCTCCAACCTGGGCGCATCCTCGTCATTTTAGGGCCAAATGGCGTAGGTAAGACAACCTTGCTCAGGTGCCTCAACGCAATCGAAAAGCCGAAGGGTGGAAGCGTTCTGCTTAATAATGAAGACCTGCTTTCTCTGACGCCGCCACAAATGGCTTCAAAAGTGGGGTATGTTGCGCAAAAATCGCAAACAGCTCGTCTTACTGTGTTTGACGCAGTGCTTATGGGGCGTAAGCCGCATATGGGTTGGCGTGTGAGAGAGCACGATCTCACAATGGTGGGAGAGACGATTGCCTGCTTGGGTCTTGAAACGTTGAGCTTGCGTTATCTCGACGAGCTTTCGGGCGGGGAGCTACAAAAAGTCTCTATTGCTAGGGCCTTTGTTCAGCAACCTCGTTTGCTGTTGCTGGATGAGCCGACGAGTGCGCTTGATATGCGCAATCAGTTCGAGCTCCTATCTCTCCTATGCTCTGTCGTTCGAGATAGCCAAACAGCCACAGTGGTGACCATGCATGATCTCAACACCGCCCTTCGCTTTGCTGATGAGTTTTTGCTTTTGAAAGACGGACGGGTTTTGGCCCGGGGCAATGTCGACGAGATTTCAACAGATCTCATCGAGGCAACCTATGGCATCCCGGTCAGTATTCACACCATCGACGGTGCGCCTGTCGTCGTTCCTAAACCAACAGGTATCCCCTCAGCTACGAGGAAAACCGTTTTGGCGCAATGA
- a CDS encoding iron ABC transporter permease yields the protein MMLKAYDAGLGGYALYIRHKTVVIALLLMALVPALIAALSLGAASVPVKDVILSLIGAGSSPRSDIIVWSIRLPQAVAAMLVGAGLAVSGAAMQSVLRNPLGSPFTLGISHAAAFGAALSVMAVGAMDIPSAEGGTVAVYNPVAVTLSAFGFSLLAAALITLIARVRGASPEVMVLTGVALGSLFTAGTMFLQFFADDVQLAAMVFWTFGDTARATWRDIGMMAIVTVPISIYFAAQCWNYNAIDAGDETAQGLGVRVERLRLISMFAASLLTAVSISFLGIIGFVGLVVPHMVRRVIGADHRFLLPASLIGGALLLLVADTAARLVLAPNVLPVSVLTSFLGVPVFLWLILRGGRR from the coding sequence ATGATGCTGAAGGCTTATGATGCCGGTTTAGGCGGCTACGCCCTTTACATTCGACACAAGACAGTGGTGATCGCACTGTTGTTGATGGCTCTGGTGCCAGCGCTGATTGCGGCCCTCTCCTTGGGAGCAGCATCTGTGCCAGTCAAAGACGTAATCCTGTCCCTGATTGGGGCAGGCTCTTCGCCTAGGAGTGATATCATTGTCTGGAGCATTAGGCTGCCACAAGCTGTGGCAGCCATGCTCGTCGGAGCTGGTTTGGCTGTCTCGGGGGCTGCTATGCAGTCAGTTCTTCGCAATCCTCTTGGCTCTCCTTTCACGCTTGGAATATCTCATGCGGCAGCCTTTGGGGCTGCTCTGAGTGTTATGGCTGTGGGGGCCATGGATATCCCTTCGGCTGAGGGAGGGACCGTTGCGGTTTATAACCCGGTGGCAGTCACGCTTTCTGCCTTTGGTTTCAGTCTTCTCGCCGCCGCTCTCATCACTTTGATTGCGCGTGTCAGGGGGGCTTCTCCCGAAGTCATGGTGTTAACAGGGGTGGCTCTAGGGTCACTGTTTACCGCAGGCACCATGTTCCTTCAGTTCTTTGCAGATGACGTACAATTGGCGGCCATGGTTTTCTGGACCTTTGGCGACACTGCTCGCGCTACCTGGCGCGATATTGGAATGATGGCCATTGTTACCGTGCCGATCTCGATTTACTTTGCCGCTCAATGCTGGAATTACAATGCAATCGATGCCGGAGATGAAACCGCGCAAGGGCTTGGTGTGAGAGTAGAGCGCTTGCGTCTCATCAGTATGTTTGCTGCGTCGCTGCTTACCGCTGTGTCTATCTCATTTCTCGGGATCATTGGATTCGTTGGTCTCGTGGTGCCTCATATGGTGCGCAGGGTTATTGGAGCTGATCATCGTTTTCTTTTGCCTGCTAGCCTGATTGGTGGTGCGCTTCTGCTGCTGGTTGCCGATACTGCCGCGCGTCTAGTCTTGGCGCCCAATGTTCTGCCAGTGTCTGTGTTGACTTCCTTTCTCGGCGTGCCGGTGTTTCTGTGGCTCATTTTACGCGGAGGACGACGCTGA
- a CDS encoding ABC transporter substrate-binding protein produces the protein MKIRYLFATALVLVSFSLPASARIVKDTLGVEHDIPDKVDHVICSGAGCLRLLTYLGVEDRVVGVDGMEKRKSPFDSRPYALVHPEYKNLPLFGQHLGRDNPELIMALDPAPQVIFKTVGSSGLKPETLEQKTQIPVIAVEYGDLDNQSDQFYQALEIMGDALDRKERAAELVSFFKDTRSDLEARALASKTEAPSIYVGGISYRGSRGLASTDPAYAPFSALGLQNLAASKAKASGGHATTIAKEKLLEWDPDVILLDLATLQLGPDAGGQAELMNDPVYQVLSAREKGQVWGMLPYALYTKNFGSILADAYFIGKLVYPDSFADIDPVTKADEIYSFLLGKPVFGEMNAIFSDLVFRQVPVQ, from the coding sequence ATGAAAATTCGATATCTATTTGCCACGGCCTTGGTGCTTGTATCTTTCAGTCTTCCTGCTTCTGCACGTATCGTCAAAGATACTTTGGGTGTCGAGCACGATATCCCAGACAAAGTTGATCATGTGATCTGCTCCGGGGCTGGCTGCCTGCGGCTTCTCACCTATCTTGGTGTCGAGGATCGTGTCGTCGGGGTAGACGGAATGGAGAAACGCAAATCTCCTTTTGACTCTCGTCCCTATGCTTTGGTTCATCCAGAATATAAAAACTTGCCTCTTTTCGGTCAGCATCTGGGGCGGGACAATCCCGAACTGATCATGGCGCTTGATCCTGCCCCACAGGTCATCTTTAAAACCGTCGGTTCTTCTGGACTGAAGCCTGAAACGCTGGAACAAAAGACGCAAATACCTGTGATAGCCGTAGAATATGGGGATCTTGATAATCAGAGTGATCAGTTCTACCAGGCCTTGGAAATTATGGGAGATGCGCTGGACCGCAAAGAGAGAGCGGCCGAACTGGTCTCATTCTTCAAGGATACGAGATCAGATCTTGAGGCGCGGGCTTTAGCCTCTAAGACAGAGGCACCGAGCATCTATGTTGGGGGTATATCCTACAGAGGATCACGCGGGCTTGCTTCCACCGACCCGGCCTATGCTCCATTTTCTGCGTTGGGACTTCAAAACCTTGCTGCCTCCAAGGCGAAAGCGAGTGGTGGGCACGCAACCACCATAGCAAAGGAAAAACTGCTCGAATGGGATCCTGATGTGATTTTGCTGGATCTGGCCACCCTGCAACTCGGTCCTGATGCTGGCGGACAAGCTGAATTGATGAATGATCCGGTGTACCAAGTGCTCTCAGCCAGAGAGAAAGGGCAAGTTTGGGGCATGCTGCCTTATGCGCTTTATACCAAAAATTTTGGTTCCATCCTCGCTGACGCTTATTTCATCGGTAAGCTGGTTTATCCAGACAGCTTTGCAGACATTGATCCTGTCACGAAAGCCGATGAGATATACAGCTTTCTCTTAGGTAAGCCGGTCTTTGGTGAAATGAATGCCATTTTCAGTGATCTGGTATTCCGCCAGGTTCCGGTGCAATGA
- a CDS encoding helix-turn-helix transcriptional regulator, with translation MSNLQVKFGRLLAAHRKRACYTQEQLAEDAGVSVDTIRKLEGGTVGASFPMIEKIAGALRIDPAELFSTEVPSGTLSRTKFNEIGLKLAGLSPSELQWVSDLLDVALRRE, from the coding sequence ATGAGCAACCTACAGGTCAAATTTGGAAGGCTTTTGGCGGCACACCGCAAGCGGGCTTGCTACACCCAGGAGCAGCTTGCAGAGGATGCTGGCGTCAGTGTCGATACTATTCGGAAGCTGGAAGGCGGAACTGTCGGGGCCAGTTTCCCCATGATCGAGAAGATCGCGGGTGCCCTTCGGATTGACCCGGCAGAGCTCTTCTCCACCGAAGTCCCCTCAGGTACTCTTTCGCGCACCAAGTTCAATGAAATCGGCCTCAAGCTCGCAGGCCTCTCCCCCAGTGAGCTTCAGTGGGTCTCGGACCTTCTCGATGTTGCTTTGAGACGGGAATAG
- a CDS encoding type II toxin-antitoxin system RelE/ParE family toxin, with the protein MNQYQISLNAERAILAIADYTDARFGETQTEAYLAGLESSFGLIAQFPDIGVAEFEIKQGLRRYQFQMHNIFYTQQDGYVLIENIIHSACNIRSNLFS; encoded by the coding sequence ATGAACCAGTATCAAATTTCCCTGAATGCAGAGCGCGCGATCCTCGCCATTGCTGACTATACTGATGCTCGTTTCGGAGAAACACAGACAGAGGCCTATCTGGCCGGATTGGAATCTAGTTTCGGATTGATTGCTCAGTTTCCTGACATTGGCGTTGCCGAGTTCGAAATCAAGCAGGGGCTGCGCCGCTATCAATTCCAAATGCACAACATCTTCTACACTCAGCAAGATGGCTATGTGCTGATCGAAAACATCATTCACTCCGCCTGCAACATCCGCAGCAATCTGTTTTCCTGA
- a CDS encoding M20/M25/M40 family metallo-hydrolase, translating to MTKDVSVIRASQKFRKAVDALDEDHDRFVEDIIALTEVPAPPFKEEKRSKAYEVLFKALGLEDVSRDAINNVTGLRRGKGNGTLIAVAAHLDTVFPEGTDVTVRREGTKLMAPGVGDDTRGLAALLAFIRALDAAGIETEQDILFVGNVGEEGLGDLRGTRYLFSQSAYKDKIGSFFTFDGIEPHDLTTGAVGSRRYRITFKGPGGHSLGAFGRVNPAYALGHFLMGMSKLEAPSEPRSSYCASVFQGGTSVNAIPEAVWVEIDLRSEDADILERLNDEVHLLIKEAVAYENGRGNTKAGEISVDIECIGNRPAGSTDKNSDIVRVCCDALLAFGFKPELSASSTDANIPMSLGIPAVSFGHGGAGGNAHRLDEWIDVEPAESLRGLSAGLLAIIATAGLCES from the coding sequence ATGACCAAAGACGTATCAGTTATTCGTGCGAGCCAGAAATTCAGAAAGGCTGTGGACGCCCTTGATGAAGATCACGACCGTTTCGTGGAGGATATCATCGCCCTAACGGAAGTACCGGCACCTCCTTTCAAGGAAGAAAAACGCAGCAAAGCCTATGAGGTCTTGTTCAAGGCCCTCGGCTTGGAAGATGTCTCGCGCGATGCGATCAACAATGTCACGGGGCTGCGTCGCGGTAAGGGAAACGGCACCCTTATAGCAGTTGCTGCGCATCTTGATACAGTCTTTCCAGAAGGGACTGATGTAACGGTCAGGCGTGAAGGCACAAAACTGATGGCGCCCGGTGTCGGTGACGACACCAGAGGTCTCGCCGCATTATTGGCCTTCATTCGTGCTCTGGATGCCGCTGGCATCGAGACAGAACAGGATATTCTTTTTGTCGGCAATGTGGGCGAAGAGGGGCTTGGCGATCTGAGAGGTACCCGCTATCTGTTTAGCCAAAGCGCCTATAAGGACAAGATCGGATCCTTTTTCACCTTTGACGGCATCGAACCGCATGACCTGACCACGGGCGCTGTGGGCTCGCGTCGCTATCGCATCACTTTCAAGGGGCCGGGAGGGCACAGCCTTGGTGCCTTTGGCAGGGTTAACCCAGCCTATGCTCTTGGTCATTTCCTTATGGGGATGTCAAAGCTTGAAGCCCCCAGCGAGCCGCGCAGTTCCTATTGTGCCAGCGTGTTTCAGGGCGGAACATCGGTAAATGCCATTCCGGAAGCTGTTTGGGTCGAGATTGATCTGCGCTCTGAAGATGCCGACATTCTTGAGCGGCTGAATGATGAAGTTCATCTGCTTATCAAGGAAGCTGTTGCTTATGAGAATGGCCGCGGAAACACGAAAGCAGGCGAAATTTCAGTCGATATAGAGTGCATTGGCAACCGGCCAGCAGGTTCCACCGACAAAAACTCAGATATCGTCAGGGTCTGCTGTGATGCTCTGCTTGCTTTCGGGTTCAAACCAGAGCTTTCGGCCTCTTCTACGGATGCCAATATCCCGATGTCGCTTGGCATTCCCGCCGTTAGCTTTGGTCACGGCGGGGCAGGTGGTAACGCGCATCGCCTTGATGAATGGATCGATGTTGAGCCAGCAGAGAGTTTGCGAGGATTAAGCGCCGGGCTTCTTGCGATCATTGCCACAGCAGGGTTATGCGAGAGCTAG
- a CDS encoding CHASE2 domain-containing protein yields the protein MSDSAFGRPAPVSWLRFLILIFISIFILFANPFHVLDETSSISERLAHRANAILRTQNAGDSDVIIVSIDDASIRELGKDTGYPLIFNRHSTLLTPIMCAAPSSVFIDIAFQGVRVDHEAEQTEKSALDLLSTALTQTPTSEECRKLVDLSKISPDRRSVAAPVYMARRAPEGDHCGQSGLQDNERASCSKSSFVDTLGENVHPLTLSRATEYSTQLSYPLVSNPFNNLRFDADARAFEKAQGVHAQPSPAFAMVQERCAQNIASKSEQELCRALGKEIETPVSGPLSPDRVLAPNWRYFFWETPLLSHLSQRHRDDASPDSCSSYQKVGKNGPDWWTKLRVLFWAITQDLLNQLSPFDAPLVFGQSNCSPYPNISAVTLKDLYQACSTAHNCSQLTELFAGKSVIYGYSAQAANDMIDTPVLGFVPGLMVHAAATDSLINQGKNYWRLALPERNILGFELQVDSNKISFLLVTFYLLMVIFFSRLKRGSSLAYRVGLVCLFPISIWLPQFLNLSPIDWVACFVIIWSFMPGTDEILEVAISRSCKALRLSYRFIKVKVLRST from the coding sequence ATGTCTGATAGTGCCTTTGGCCGCCCGGCTCCTGTAAGCTGGTTGCGTTTCCTTATCTTGATATTCATTTCCATCTTCATCCTGTTTGCCAATCCCTTTCACGTTCTGGACGAAACCTCTTCAATTTCCGAACGCCTTGCTCATAGGGCAAATGCCATTTTGCGGACCCAAAATGCGGGAGACAGTGATGTTATCATTGTATCGATTGATGACGCCTCTATTCGCGAGCTCGGCAAAGACACTGGCTACCCACTCATATTCAACAGACATAGCACGCTCTTGACCCCCATCATGTGTGCGGCCCCTTCCTCGGTGTTTATTGATATCGCGTTTCAAGGCGTGCGCGTTGATCATGAAGCCGAACAGACGGAAAAAAGTGCTCTAGATCTGCTATCGACAGCACTCACTCAGACACCCACTTCTGAAGAATGCCGAAAGCTGGTGGACTTGTCTAAAATCAGTCCTGATCGCCGCTCCGTGGCTGCCCCGGTCTATATGGCGCGACGGGCGCCGGAAGGTGATCACTGCGGGCAATCGGGTCTTCAAGATAATGAGAGGGCGTCTTGTTCAAAGAGCTCGTTTGTCGATACCCTTGGGGAGAATGTTCATCCTCTGACACTCTCGCGCGCAACCGAATATTCAACCCAACTCAGCTATCCTCTTGTATCCAACCCATTCAACAACCTGCGCTTTGATGCCGATGCTCGTGCGTTTGAAAAAGCCCAGGGTGTGCACGCACAACCCTCTCCAGCTTTCGCAATGGTCCAGGAAAGATGCGCGCAGAATATTGCAAGTAAATCCGAGCAGGAATTGTGCCGGGCGTTGGGTAAAGAAATCGAAACCCCTGTTTCCGGGCCATTGTCGCCAGATAGAGTTCTTGCGCCCAATTGGCGCTATTTCTTTTGGGAAACACCGCTTCTAAGTCACCTGTCACAGCGCCATCGGGATGATGCCTCACCCGATAGCTGCTCGTCCTATCAAAAGGTCGGCAAAAACGGTCCTGACTGGTGGACCAAATTGCGCGTGCTGTTTTGGGCCATCACTCAGGATCTCCTCAATCAGCTGAGCCCGTTCGATGCTCCTCTGGTTTTCGGGCAATCGAACTGCTCTCCTTATCCCAATATTTCAGCAGTCACGTTGAAGGATCTTTATCAGGCCTGCTCTACCGCCCATAACTGCAGTCAATTGACGGAACTTTTTGCGGGTAAATCCGTCATTTACGGTTACAGCGCACAGGCGGCAAATGACATGATAGACACGCCGGTCCTAGGTTTTGTGCCGGGACTTATGGTCCATGCAGCAGCGACTGACAGTCTGATTAATCAAGGGAAGAACTATTGGCGCCTTGCCTTGCCCGAACGCAATATTCTCGGCTTCGAATTGCAGGTAGATAGCAACAAAATCTCGTTTCTTCTCGTTACTTTCTATCTGTTGATGGTCATCTTTTTCTCGAGATTGAAGCGAGGATCAAGCCTTGCCTATCGGGTGGGACTTGTCTGTCTGTTTCCAATCAGCATTTGGCTGCCGCAGTTCTTGAATCTCTCCCCGATCGATTGGGTGGCCTGTTTCGTGATCATCTGGTCATTTATGCCAGGCACGGACGAGATCCTTGAAGTTGCCATATCCAGATCCTGCAAAGCCCTTCGGTTGTCGTACAGATTTATCAAGGTAAAGGTCCTGCGATCAACATGA